A window of Loxodonta africana isolate mLoxAfr1 chromosome 3, mLoxAfr1.hap2, whole genome shotgun sequence genomic DNA:
tacaaaacattagtaaaaatgacaaagagaaaccagataactgggagctgctaaaaatcaaacacctatgctcatctaaagacttcaccgaaacagtaaaaagaccacctacagattgggaaaacttttcagctatgacatctctgaccagcacctgatctctaaaatctatatgattctgttagaACTCAACcatgaaaagacaaacaacccaatcaaaaagtgggcaaaggatatgaacacgcacttcactaaagaagatattcaggcagccaacagatacatgagaaaatgctctcgatcattagccattagagaaatgcaaattaaaactacgatgagattccatctcactccgacaaggctggcattaatccaaaaaacacaaaataataaatgttggagaggctgtggagagattggaactcttatacactgctggtgggaatgtaaaatggtactttggaaatctatctggcgttttcttaaaaagttagaaatagaactaccatacaacccagaaatcccactcctctgaatataccctagagaaataagagcctttacacgaacagatatatgcacacccatgtttatggcggcactgtttacaatagcaaaaaactggaagcaaccaaggtgtccatcaatggatgaatggttaaataaattatggtatattcacacaatggaatactatgcatcgataaagaacaatgacgaatctgtgaaacatttgataacatggaggaacctggaaggcattatgctgcgtgaaattaacccattgccactgagtcgattccaactcatagcgaccctacaggacagattagtcagatgcaaaaggacaaatactgtataagaccactattataagttcttgagaaatagtataaactgagaagaacacattcttttgtggttatgagaggggggagggagggagggttggagagggttatttactgattagttagtagatgagaactactttaggtgaagggaaggacaatactcaatacagggaaggtcagcttaaccagactggaccaaaagcaaagaagtttccaggataaactgaatgcttcaaaggtcagcggagcaagggcgggggttgggGGACTATGACTTAAGGTGacttctaagtaaattggcaaaataaattctattatgaaaacattctgcatcccgctttgaactgtggcgtctggggtcttaaatgctaacaagcggccatctaagatgcatccattggtctcaacccacctggatcaaaggagaatgaagaacaccaaggtcacacgataactatgagcctgagacagaaagagccacatgaactacagacttacatcatcctgagaccagaagaactagatggtgcccggccacaaccgatgactgccctgacagggagcacaacagagaacccctgagggagtagaagatcagtgggatgcagaccccaaattctcataaaaagaccagacttaatggtctgactaagaccagaagaatcccagcggtcatggtccccaaaccttctgttggcccaggacaggaaccatttccgaagactactcatcagacatggaagggactggagaatgggttggagagagatgctgatgaagagtgagctacttgtaccaggtggacacttgagactgtattggcaactcctgtctggaggggagatgggagggttagaaactggcaaaacggtcacgaaaggagagactggaaggagggagcgggctgactcattagggggagagtaaatgggagtatgtggtaaggtgtatataagcttatatgtgacagactgacttgatttgtaaactttcacttaaagcacaataaaaattattaaaaaaaaatatccctATAACACTGAGatacagatcttaaattctcgtaaataagaccaggcttaacagtctgactgagactggtgggACCCTGatagtcatggtccccggaccctttgttagcccaagattggaaccattcctgaaactaactctacagacagggattagCCTGGACTACAAGATAgataatgatgctggtgaggagtgaacttcatggctcaggtagacacacgagactatgtgaaCAACTCCTGGCTGGTGGCgagttgagaaggcagaggggaacaggagctggttgaatgggcacggtgaatacagggtggagaggaggaatgtgctgtctcattagggggagagcagctgggagtacacggcggggtgtgtatggcttattgtatgagaggctgacttgattcgtaaactttcacggaaagcacaataaatacattaaatatatatatatatatatccctgtagttagttataattataacaacaaaaacatttttcgtatACCCAGCTTACATGTGTTAATATACCtacaaagctaaaactctatgctaatttacttttttgaaCGTTCTAATACACTCTGATCAGAGCTGTCGTTatcacccaattacaatgatgctttgaaTCACGTGGTTTTATCTGCACGTGCCACAAGCACGTgctgttatttttgttattactggtgtttttatagttgctgagtTTCTTGAATTTTctagtgttttagctacaatattgtggtaatttgcATTTGTGAATCTATATCAATGACATCAATacctttttgagaatgaagtagtaattaaaggaaaagaagaaaaattaaaaataatattattaatattataacTAATAATGTTATAATTCAATGCAGaaaaattttacaaaacaattttgttattAACATTCACAATCTAAAAAATATTACATTTCATCAATTTACAATgatatttatcacatattattctatgattaaaattgataataaacattactaagtattctgtatggtctggtacaggaggatgtctatggggggaggggtgtgacaccatgagttactgcactgggtgacaccaacctagtgacaccactgtctGTAGCCCCGgagttccttggtgatcctcatATGTGCTTCTGTCTCCCCCAGCTTGTACCTAATctattccttttatatctcaaaagtgattaggtttagaacacacCCAACACTTATATGGcctcatgtcttagttatctagggctgctctaacagaaataccataaatgggtggctttaacaaacagaaatttattctttcaaagtctaggaggctagaaatctgaattcagggtgccagctctaggggaaggcattcttactccattggctctaggggaaggtcctgatcatcaatctccccctagtctaggagcttcttgggGCAGGGATgcccagtccaaaggacacactctgctcccagctcttattgcttggtggttatgaggtccctctcctctctgttcacttctctcttttatatctcaaaagagattgattcacgatacaacctaatcctgtagattgtaccctgcctcgttaacataactgcctctaatcctgcctcaataacatcacagaagttaggatttacaacacacaggataatcacatcagatccccaaatggtggacaaccacaaaatattgggaatcatggcctagccaagttgtttGGGGGgttcaattcaatccataacacctcattaacataacaaaacagaccctattcccaaataggattccATCCACACACAGGGGTTAGGATTGCAACACATatgttggggggacacaattcaacccacaacaaatGTTATTGCTTCTTCTTCCCTGTTCCCTCTTGAACCTCCCTATCCTCTCCCTCTGGACCTGGCCAGTCACCCTTTCCAAGCTTTCTTGCTTCGAAGTCCAGCCCTTTTTACTTAGAGAGGGGTCATCACTGCCCCCTTGGTGGCACACTGCCCAAACTGCCTTGGGCCCATTCTTTCACAGGAGAACCACGAGAGCAAGTGCAGAATCTGGGGCTGGAAGGACGAAGAGCCAGCTGTCACCTAGGAGGCTCTAAGGTGGCGATGAGTCGGAGATAGTCTTACTGTCCCTTTCTATTCTGAAAATGCCTCTCAAGAAGAGACTGGGtttcttcagccaaagactgaacaggcccatgaaacaaaacaagacgaaaggggcacagcagccctggggcagggcctggaagacaggagggaacaagaaagctgggaCTAGGGAACTCAGGGtttggaatattgaatataccacggactacccaaagaatatagggtctctatgactcagaattgactcaacggcaatgggtttggtttggtttttggtaccaaaagaatgaacaaatctgtcttggaagaagtacagccagaatgttcattagaagcaaggatggtgagactttgtcttacgtactttggacatgttcttaggagggaccagtccctggagaaggacatcatacttggtaagtaaagggtcaatgaaaaagaggaagacccttaatgagatggattgacacagtggctccaacaatggactcaaatatagcaacgattgtgaggacggagGAAGACCacgcagtgttccattctgttgtacgtacgaTCACTAGGAGTTCGAAcaaactcagtggcacctaacaacaacaacaacggcaatAAAGTAGagaatatatttgttgttgtcaagtgctgtcaagccggttctgactcatagcaaccccacgtgacagagtagaactgccccatagggtctcctaggcagtaatctttatggaaacagatggccaggtctttctccctaggagctgctgggtgggttcaaactgccaaccttccggttagcagccaagcgcttaactgtcgAGTCACCAGGCTgcttatattaaaaattatttgtcatttatctgaaattcaacgTTAATTAGGCAACCTGGGTTGGTTTGTTTGGCTggttgttttttgtattttgctaATCAGCTTTTGGGCACCCTGGCACCCCCTTGCCCTCTTCCCTCGGCACAGCAGCAGCAGGGCAGTTCCTCCTGGTTCCGCAGACCTAGACCTCTTGGCCCTGGGTAGCTTGGATGGCAGGGACCTGTCAGCCTTGACGACATTTTCTTCCCTCCCCATCAGCGCTGTGGCCGCCCGTAAGGTTCACCAGAgagacacacacatttttgtaaCCATCAGAGCAAGTCAAGGTCGCAGGGAGAGCGTGGCTCCTGCCTCTCTTGGGGAGGCAGCGGCAGGGAGGTAACGGCAGGGCACGGAGGCAGGATCTCCTCTGCTCCTTCCTTTGAATTCCCTCCCCTGTTGGAGGCAGAGCACCTGCCTAGAAAGCCCTAGAGCAAGTACCCGGATGAAGCCCAATCCTCTTTGGCAGGAAGCGGGTGGTCAGTGTGGTGGGGACCAGGATCCAGGAGGTCCCGGTGCAACCACCAGCTCTGTCTTATCTCTtggtgtgaccttaggcaaatcaCATCAGCACTCTGGGTCTActgaaaccagaaaaccaaacctactgccatcgagttcattctgactcctagcgaccctataggacagagtagaactgccccatagagtttccaaggagcacctggtggattcgaacttcagaccttttggttaacagctgtagctcttaaccactacaccactagggtttccaaagtcaacccaaaaccaaacccactgctggcaagtcaattctgactgtagaacagagtagaactgccccatggggtttccaaggctgtaatctttacagaagcagagtgccacatctttctgctgtgaaTTGGCTGGTGGGTCCAAAACACTGACctttaacagccgagcactttaaccactgcgccattagGGCTCCTCTCCTAGTTAAAGCAGAGTAATTATATTAATAATAGCTGACATTTACATGCTAGTTAAAAGGTCCctaaccctgggtggtgcaaatggtttgcattccACTACTAATCTAAGGGTTGTGTTTTGAGCCCACCTactggtggtgtttttttttttttttttttagcagtaccagggaagaaagacctggctatctgcgttcgtaaagactacagccaagaaagccctatggagcccagttctactctctaacacacgGGGGCAgcacgagtcagaatccacttgatgacagCGGGTTTGATAGCATagttactgtgtgtcaggcactgttctaagtacctTATAAATAAAGGTACCatcgagtcattccaactcatggtgaccccaagtgtgtcagagtagaactgtgctccgtaaggttttcaatggctgacttttcagaagtagatcaccaaacctttctttgaggcacctctgggtggactcaaaccacccaccttgtGGTTAGCTGAGTGCATGatccgtttgcaccatccagagattTTACTTTACAAATAACACCTTTTAAATTCTACCAGCAAACCTGCGAGGTGGGTACCGTTATCATCCCCATTCCATAGATTAGAAAAATGGGGTACAAAAACGTCACACGTCTACTAAGaagtagaggcaggatttgaagcCAAGCAGCTTGGCACCAGAGTGAAGTCTTTAACCACTTCACCCGGCTGCCTCTGGGGCAGTACAAGAATAAACACAAACGCAGGAAGAGGAGGGAAGGCAGTGGTTAACATCTTTTGAGCACCGACTCTgtgctcaggagccctggtggctcaatggttacgtgctcagctgctaactgaaaaaggttggtggtttgaacccactccgcagctccacgggagaaagacctgactatctgctcctgtaaagattacagcctagaaaaccctatggggcagttctagtgtgtcacagggggttgctatgagttgaaaatcgacttgccggcacctaacgacaactctGAGCTTGGCACACTGCAGTGCCCCTTACATAGTCtatctcatttaaacctcacggcaaccctatagcgTAGGACACTGTTACCGCCTTCTGAATTCTCTGTTGTTAGCTGCATGGAGTAAGTGCTGAGTAATCCTATTGGATGAATAAGTAAATTCAGGACCAAGGTGAACAAATGGAAAATTTCTTAGTAGATGAAAAAAAGATACACTAAAGCTAAACTCTCATTTATGTTGTCTTTTATAATGTGTGCCTACAGTTCAGGTCCCTATTATCACAAACCCTTGGGGGCAGGGTGTATGGGTGTATGCGGCATCTGGGATGGAAGGCTGGAGCCCACTGAGAGTGAGGACATTCCCCCTACTCCCAGCCCTGGCTCTCACCCCTGTAGGTTCTCAGGTCCCTTCCTTCTTGGTTCTGCCTTTGCTTGCTTTGCCTGTTTttcacaaaccaaaacaaacccattgctgtcaagttgatttcaactcataacaactctataaaacaaaacagaactgccccatagggtttccaaagcacagctggtggatttgaactgccagccttttggatggcagccgtagcacttaaccactgtgccaccaggtcttcaCAAGGGCCCTTTAACTCCCTGTGCCCTTGTATTCTTGTTTGCCGAGCAAGTATGTAAGTCAATATCACCATTCCTGTCCCCTTGGCGCTGAATGGAAAGAAGTAAAGAGTATACCAGCTATTTCACACCTGGGCTGAAAAGCCACAGAACTGTAAGTCTTTACTGCACCACTGGCTCTTGATGGTTGTCATTACTCCTCACCAAGAAGATTCTTTACCCGCATTAGACAGAAGGGTCAATGCAAGCTGAGAGGCTAAGAAACCAGTTCAGGCTGCGGAGGCTATGCTCCTTGAGTCCAGGGTACAGAAAATGATGCTTAGCTGGTTCCCACACCCTGGGGTGCCTTCCGTAAGTTACCTGCACCCCTCAGTCCTAGGACCAGTGAGGTGACCTCTGTGGGTGGAGAACTGAGAGCTGGTGGGTTCCTAACTTCCAAAAGTGAGTTTTTGGAatagacacgaaaatagagagtcgAGGGAagtagtgtgctgtctcattaggggaagagaaaTTAGGACTATACAGAAAGGTGtggataaatttttgtatgagactgacttgatctgtaaacttccacttaaagcacaataaaaataaaagtgagtTTTTGGAGGAACAGGGAGAAGCTCAGGATGAGGGTCCAGAAATTCCAAAGAATTCCTGGTGCGTCCCTTTCACCCCAGCAGAGACCTAGAAAAGTTCAGGCTGGGAATCTGGGAGGGCCCCACCAGAAGACTCTCAATCTCAGCACCAAGCCCCTGTCGGATCAAAGCCAGCAAAAGTCCCTCCATCCAGATCCCTCATCCTGGGGCTGGTCCTGGCTCCTCATACCTAGACTGGAGCTGTGGTGGCCTCTCCCCGCTCCCCTCAGCCAGCTCAGCTCACCTTTGGGCAGTTTGGAGGCGTTCTCCTGGATCCAGGAGAAGAGCTGGGCGAAGTCGCAGTCGCAGAGCCACGGGTTCCCGTCCAGGCGCAGGGTGCGGAGCGCGGGCAGCGTGGCCAAGGCGGCCACGCTGAGGCTGCGTAGGTTGTTGTCATTGAGCTCCAGCACCTGCAGCGACTCCAGGGACTCGAAGGCGGCCTCGTGCACGCCGGCCAGGTGGTTGTTAGCCAGGCTCAGCTTGACCAGCCTGCCGGCCGAGCGGAAGGCACCGGCGCCCAGCTGGGTCAAGTTGTTGTAGCTGAGGTCAAGGAAGGCCAGCTTGGCGGAGCCGCTGAACGTGCCCTCCTCCAGTGAGCGCAGCGAGTTGTTCCTGAAGTCCAGGTAGACCAGGTCGCCATAGAAAATGAAAAAGTCCTCGGGGATCTCTTGGATGCGGTTGCCGGCCACTAGCAACTTGCGCACGTCCAGAGGGAAGGGGTCGGGCACGCTGGGCAGCCCGCGGTCGCGGCAGTCCACCGTGTGTGGGTCAGTGCAGGCGCAGCCCGTGGGACACGCGTGCCTGGGCCCCGGCAGCAGCAGAAGGCTGCAGAGCGCGAACGTGGCTGCTGAGGCGCGGGGTCGCAAGGCTGAGGGGCGCATGGCGGAGTGGTGCGGGCGCATggccaaggggtgcctggtggaggGGTGCTGCAAGCCCGGCGGCGCGGGGGCGGCTCTCGGGGAGAGCCCTGCACCCGGCGGCTCGGCCAGCCGGCTGCCGACGCCCGGAGCGGGAGAGCGGCCCTGGCAGGGAGGGGTACGCCCGGGCGCGCGGGGGCGACCCGGCGCGACGCGGGCGGACTCGGGGACCGGGGAGGCAGGGATGGTAGGGGAGAGTCAGAGGGAGGGGCGAAGGGATTTACCCGGACAGGCAACTCACCAGCTGGGAAATCCCAGGGGACGGGCGGGAGCTGTCAGGGTGGCCGAGTAGCTGTTGCCAAGCGCAGCCCCACCCCGGCCGCTTATTTCCGAGCCCGGAAAATAAGACCTGTCGCGCGGGCTTGGCCAGCGACATTCGACGACTAAGTGAAGTTACCGAGCCACCGAGAGGTTTCCATAGGGCGCGTCGGAGCCGTGCGCCCAGCACCCCACGCCGGCCTGGTGCCAAAACGCGCTCCCCGCACGTCATCTCATTGCTGGAGGGAGCAGGACCTGGGTCACTCTGGCTCTGCGCACCAGGAGCTGCTGGCCCGAGgttgggctggggtgggggtgggaacgAGAGAGTGGCTGGTCTTCCCCCTTTTCTCCCCCCACCTACACTTGACCCATCTCAGCGAGGCAGGAGGGGTCATCGACCGGTGCTGCCAAGCCCCCTCTGTGGGCCAGGGCAAGTCAGCACTTTCCATGCTGACCGCGAGCTTCTCGGCAGAATTGGCAACCACGGAGCACGCGCACACCTGACTGGGGTAAACCCAGAGACACTGTGGCCTGGGAGCTGGGAGGCGGTAGGAAGTCCCGGCTCCTCTCAGCAGTAGCCAACCTTCTTGAGAGCTGGGAGGCTTCTGACCAGTGCCTAGGCATCTCTGGACCTCATAGCGGCATTTGTAAAGTAGGAAAGGGAAAGATGTGTCTCACTAGCTTTGGGGGAGGATCACTGAGTCAAgaaaccatattaaaaaaaaaatccactcccTCCCCCACCAAACCCTCAGCATTGGTTCCCAAGATAGGTGGTCAGGGAGTTGCCAAGGCTGAAGGAGTTGGGAGCTCAGTCTCAGACTCTGGCAGATTTCCTTTTTGCCACGCCCCCAAGCCAAACTCCTTTCCCTTCACCCCACCCCCTTTTAGAAAGTTCTTTATGCTGGGGTCCTAACGGAGCCACCAAGAGATTGTTGCTGCTGATGGCTATTTTGATCCAAATACCCTGGAATTGACAAGCTCTTACTGGACCAAAATAACCCAGGGAACAGCTGTTGGGCAACAGGCCCCCAGGGACCCTGCCCTGACCCCGTCTCTGATGGGGATTGGTGGAGCTTTGGAATCTGAAGCCACAAAGCTAAGCCCCCGGCTTTTTTCCAAAGGTACATGCAGCCTTGATGCCTTCCGATGCTTCTGAGCCCGCAGGATGAAAAACTGAGCCTCTGGGACCAAGCCAAGAACTCAACGGAGGACAAGTGTTTACAGGAGTCTCTGGTGGGGACAGACACAGGTGAAGCTCTGAGGCACTTGGGATTCTGCAGCTTGTTCTCTGCCAACCCCAGGCCACCAAGCCAGGCCTCCGGAGTCCCCTGTCTGTGTCCCTCTCTCCCTAGGCCCCCAGTTTGACTTCATCATCACTGGCTCTGGGCCCCCTCTGGTCTCTTGCTCTTGAAAAGGCAGGTTCTGGGTtgggggaggaaaccctggtggcgtagtggttaagtgctacggctgctaaccaaagggttggcagttcaaatctgccaggcgctccttgggaactctatggggcagttctactctatcctatagggttgctataagtcggaatcgactcgaaggcactgggatTTGGGTATGGGTTGGGGGAAAGGTGAATAATCTGAATGCTCCCCGAGTGGGTGAAGGTGCCTGGCCTGCAGAAATGGTGCTTTCTTGAACAGGCCACCAACACGGAGGCAGGTGGCAGAATAAACAGGTCCCCAActgtaatgctccttagaagcaaggacggcaagatttgtctgtcttgcttactttgtacatgtcatcaggaaagaccaactgctaaaaaaggacataatgtttggtaaagtagttattgttgtttgttggttgccattgagtcaatgctgactcatggagaccccatgaatgtgcagagtagaaatgtgtcccatagggttttctagtctgtgacctgttggaagcagattgccaggcctttttcctcaGACACCTCTGGGTCagtttaaactgccaatctttttgctagtagttgagtacttgaccatttgcaccacccagcgtgTTCTTGACAAAGCAGAGGGgaaacaaaaacaagagaaaccctcaatgagatggattgacacaatagcctcaaatGGGCTgaaagaccccagacacccttttaactcagtcactcctgaggttcacacttcagccaaacattagacaggcccataaaacaaaacgagactaaatgggcacaccagcccaggggcaaggaaaagacagcaggaggggacaggaaagctagtaaggggaacccaaggttgagaaggggagagtgttaacatgttatggggttggcaaccaatgtcacaaaacaatatgtattaattgtttaacgagaaactaattttctctgtaaaccttcgtctaaagtacaacaacaaaaaaaataaaaaagaaacatttgcatgaaaaaaaaaaaaacgggctcaaacttatcaaagatcatgaagatggtgcaggacctggcacgtttcattctgttatatacaagGTCGTCATGAGTGTGAGCCAACTCGGCAACATACAACAGCAATCTCTCTTGCAACTCTCTAGAACACCCTGTTAGATCCTCTACCGTTCTAAACGTTAAGCTCCAGCTCGGTTCTGGCTGCCCACTCTACTACTGAGGGGAACCTGTCCTGGTTTGAGCCCTTGGCATACCCCACATTTGGTGGGGCTGCCATCTAgcatgtgtgcatctgtgtgtctgtgtgtctgtgtgtgcacgaGCCCTCTCTGCCAAGGGGCCTGGTTGGCTGGAGTCTGATCCTGGTCCCCCCGTCACTTGCCCTAGAACTTTTCATGGGCCACTTGATCCCTCTGGGTaaacacttcaaatccaccagccactccttggaaactctatggggccattctacactgtcctgtagggtcgctatgagtcagaatcaacttgatgacaatgggtttttttgggggttttGGTAATGAAAATGctgagaaatcccactcctggtcttgattttctcatctttaaactGGGGAGAAAATACCTTTCCTCCCCCCGCCACACAGATGATGTTAGAGCCATGTGGAGAAAAGTATGGGAATATAATTCGAAAAGTGTCCAGAGAAACACTGAATATACAAGTGACCACAAGTCTTGCTCAATTTGTTTTCACCTGCTGCCCCTCCTCACTGCCACCACTAGGGGGCACCATCTGCTGCCAGCACTGGTGAGAGCTGAACCCTTAAACTCTCTCAGGAACTACCTGCTCCTTGCTTTGAGTGTCTCCCAAAGCCCCTGGGATCCATTAACACCAGCAGGGCCAGACAGGACTGGGGGTTGTGAGGAGCAGGGAGGTCCCCCCTGTATTCCAAGACTCCCTTCTCTTGGACAAATGCAGGCTTTGCTCCCCCTGATTTTCGACCAGCCAGAAAAGCATAGCTGTGACCTCAGCAAGgtcacaccatgagtcagaggtaggAGCTGGTAATAGAACACAGGCACCTTGGCTCCCAGCTGCTCCGCTCCCCCGTCCCTCTCTAGGAAGGGTGCCTCTTAGGATTCGAGGAAGACTATCCCAGGTAACGTAGAGAGACCATCAGAGATTCAGTTTGTCAGCTCTCTTTCCGTATTTATGCTCAAAGTCAACACACTTTGTGATTCCTGTTTAAGAGGCTGCAGGCGGGGTGTGGTGAATACCCGGGGTGTGCTGGTGTTTTATAAACCTGATGTCAGGCCTTCCCCGGCTCCCCAAGCAGAATTCATCACCCCTCCCTTGTGCTCCCAGTTACGACCGCTTCCTGTCTTTTATTATAAGTGGTCATTGTCTGACTTCGTGAGGCTGGGCCTTGGGGCACTCTGCAAGGCGGTCCCCAGGGAATCCCTCATGTGTGGCCTGGTCCCTGTAAGCAAACACTATCATGTAATGAGGCCTCCCCCTGAGGTTTCCAGGCTGACCTCTAATTGAGCTCAAGTCCTAGGCCCTGCGTTGTAAATAGGATGATGCAGGAGTCTGAATTTAGGTGCAAACACAAAGTTTGAATTATGAGTGTGACTGAGTTACTGGTGTGTATGCACCTCTGATGAATGGCTGACTGACCTCA
This region includes:
- the LRRC38 gene encoding leucine-rich repeat-containing protein 38, with the protein product MRPSALRPRASAATFALCSLLLLPGPRHACPTGCACTDPHTVDCRDRGLPSVPDPFPLDVRKLLVAGNRIQEIPEDFFIFYGDLVYLDFRNNSLRSLEEGTFSGSAKLAFLDLSYNNLTQLGAGAFRSAGRLVKLSLANNHLAGVHEAAFESLESLQVLELNDNNLRSLSVAALATLPALRTLRLDGNPWLCDCDFAQLFSWIQENASKLPKGLDEIQCSLPTENRRIFLQELSEASFRECKFSLSLTDLFIIIFSGVAVSIAAIISSFFLATVVQCFQRCAPNKDTEDEEEEEDD